In the Methanobacterium spitsbergense genome, one interval contains:
- a CDS encoding PAS domain-containing protein, translating into MSKEIEDELRGEIAEMKKEIERCKSTQRALKKSEQRFRTFAESANDGIVTTDDDGNILFFNKILKNMFGFSTSELTGKNLTILMPDKFKKPYLKQLKEYKTTGKHKLIGKTVQTTGLKKDGTIFPFEMSLSTWKSEETTYFSAIIRDISERKKSEEAVKKSEEKYRYIVEKFLKVSNEILQEMNKP; encoded by the coding sequence ATGTCAAAGGAAATTGAAGATGAACTCCGTGGCGAAATAGCTGAAATGAAAAAAGAAATAGAACGTTGCAAATCAACACAAAGGGCTCTTAAAAAAAGTGAACAACGTTTCAGAACCTTTGCAGAGTCTGCTAATGATGGAATTGTTACAACTGATGATGATGGGAATATTTTATTTTTTAATAAAATTTTAAAAAATATGTTTGGATTCTCCACAAGCGAATTAACAGGAAAAAATTTAACAATATTAATGCCGGATAAATTTAAAAAACCCTATCTAAAACAATTAAAAGAGTATAAAACAACCGGAAAACATAAACTTATTGGTAAAACAGTCCAGACAACAGGTTTAAAAAAAGATGGAACAATATTTCCCTTTGAAATGTCACTTTCTACATGGAAATCCGAAGAGACAACATATTTCTCAGCAATTATCAGAGACATAAGCGAAAGAAAAAAATCAGAAGAAGCAGTTAAAAAAAGTGAAGAAAAATATCGTTATATTGTTGAAAAGTTCCTAAAAGTCTCAAATGAAATATTACAAGAAATGAACAAACCCTAA
- a CDS encoding RAD55 family ATPase, translating into MIEVIESGIPGFDEITVSESISGGIPKNGTTLIYGPPKTGKTIFCNQFTYHGLTKEEPCLYITLDYGIKQLKSNMMDFQWLIQNYIQNQSLYIIDGISKLSGAKLDDTNNYKISSANNPADIMVKVGIGTRSVYKKSKHFRSILDSINTFIEFNPEQMVIRVLKAYLRRISEAGGTGIIAYTEGVADPETENVLKSLFDHTIRLDGENLLIEYTLEDYDVHTFESSYKITDKGFVVGKI; encoded by the coding sequence ATGATTGAAGTTATAGAATCTGGAATTCCAGGATTTGACGAAATCACAGTTTCAGAAAGTATATCTGGGGGAATTCCAAAAAATGGAACCACTTTAATATATGGTCCACCAAAAACAGGTAAAACAATATTCTGCAACCAATTCACATACCATGGACTTACAAAAGAAGAACCCTGTCTTTATATAACACTCGATTATGGTATAAAACAACTTAAAAGCAATATGATGGACTTCCAGTGGTTAATACAGAATTATATTCAAAATCAATCATTGTATATAATTGATGGGATTTCAAAACTTTCTGGTGCAAAACTGGATGATACGAACAACTATAAAATCTCTTCAGCAAATAATCCTGCTGATATAATGGTTAAAGTTGGTATTGGAACAAGATCGGTATACAAAAAATCTAAACATTTTAGATCAATACTTGATTCTATAAATACGTTCATTGAATTCAACCCGGAACAGATGGTTATTCGAGTCTTAAAGGCATACTTAAGACGAATCAGCGAAGCAGGTGGTACGGGTATTATCGCTTACACCGAAGGTGTTGCAGATCCAGAAACAGAAAATGTGTTGAAATCACTTTTTGACCACACAATAAGGTTAGATGGTGAAAATCTATTGATAGAATACACATTAGAAGATTATGATGTTCATACCTTTGAATCATCCTACAAAATAACTGATAAAGGATTTGTAGTTGGGAAGATATAG
- a CDS encoding RAD55 family ATPase, protein MIPCIESGIPGFDELTHTDTVTGGIPENSSTLIYGPPKTGKTIFCNQFAYKGLFIQEPCLYITTDHGIKQLENNMLEFLLPIEKFIDDNSLYVIDTVTDVSSGLPIESETIIFSHNNNPTDIMVKVGSAVNYINKESLRFRSVLDSAVNLLGYNDYMLIVRVLKAYLMRINEFGGTPIITYTEDAVDKRVETMLKSMVDNIIRLDGNNLTVEAMKGIGKRSSPYQITNKGIEL, encoded by the coding sequence ATGATACCATGTATTGAATCCGGAATCCCCGGTTTTGACGAACTCACACATACAGATACAGTAACCGGCGGAATACCAGAGAATTCATCAACATTAATATATGGTCCTCCAAAAACAGGTAAAACAATATTCTGCAACCAATTTGCATACAAAGGACTTTTTATACAAGAACCATGCCTATATATCACTACAGACCATGGGATTAAACAGTTAGAAAATAACATGCTGGAATTTTTATTGCCCATTGAAAAATTCATTGATGATAATAGTCTTTATGTAATTGATACCGTAACCGATGTGAGTAGTGGATTGCCAATAGAATCTGAAACAATTATATTTTCACACAACAACAATCCAACAGATATTATGGTTAAGGTTGGTTCTGCAGTAAATTATATCAATAAAGAAAGTTTGAGATTCAGATCTGTATTAGATTCTGCTGTAAATCTCCTTGGATATAACGATTACATGTTGATAGTACGTGTTTTAAAAGCTTATTTAATGAGAATTAATGAATTTGGTGGGACTCCAATAATTACTTACACAGAAGATGCAGTTGATAAAAGAGTGGAAACAATGCTCAAATCCATGGTTGACAATATTATAAGGTTAGATGGGAACAATTTAACTGTTGAAGCCATGAAAGGTATTGGGAAAAGAAGTTCACCCTACCAAATAACAAACAAAGGTATTGAGCTATGA
- a CDS encoding roadblock/LC7 domain-containing protein: MGKTKKDRLDDVLTGLMQVGQIKACGIVSKEGLLINSRTPPDVDARIFSALCSTIMGAGEAASGQLATGIVSQISVTTEKGTIVLLPAGSKAILTVLTDPEAQLGLIFFEMETRATQVDEILREM; the protein is encoded by the coding sequence ATGGGCAAAACTAAAAAGGATAGATTGGATGATGTGCTTACAGGTCTCATGCAAGTGGGCCAGATTAAAGCTTGTGGTATTGTATCTAAGGAGGGTCTTTTAATTAATTCAAGAACACCTCCTGATGTTGATGCCAGAATATTTTCTGCACTTTGCTCAACAATAATGGGTGCTGGAGAAGCAGCCTCAGGACAACTTGCAACAGGAATAGTGAGCCAAATTTCTGTTACAACTGAAAAAGGAACTATTGTACTTCTTCCTGCAGGTTCAAAAGCCATATTAACAGTTTTAACTGATCCTGAAGCTCAACTTGGACTTATATTCTTTGAGATGGAAACACGTGCCACGCAGGTAGATGAAATCCTACGGGAGATGTAA
- a CDS encoding TrmB family transcriptional regulator: protein MLGLTDYESKAYLSLTSLISATASEISEDSGVPLSRTYDILKSLHKKGFLEITRGKPLIYRVVPPQDVFEKSRMKIKEELDEAESEVINIYESQISKSPAPIWLIYGSDKIVKKEIKIIGRAKSTLHIAAGFMFHEEVEKLNEALNKSLKRGVQIRIIAAPYNITDDEKIDISEDIKKLDCEIKTFQIPFIKAIIRDKKEMLLIFCKFKDGSVISQTAIGVWNQYTEFVETITDLYNLVWTMDLFNMTTDYK, encoded by the coding sequence ATATTAGGACTTACTGACTATGAATCTAAAGCATATCTATCCTTAACTTCTTTAATATCCGCTACTGCTTCAGAAATAAGCGAAGATTCCGGTGTGCCACTTTCGAGAACATATGATATACTAAAAAGCTTACATAAAAAAGGATTTTTAGAAATTACAAGAGGAAAACCTTTGATATATAGAGTTGTGCCTCCACAAGATGTTTTTGAAAAATCAAGAATGAAAATAAAAGAAGAACTCGATGAAGCTGAATCAGAAGTTATAAACATCTATGAAAGTCAAATATCTAAATCTCCCGCCCCTATATGGTTGATTTATGGTTCGGATAAGATTGTAAAAAAAGAGATAAAAATCATTGGTCGTGCTAAGAGTACATTGCACATTGCAGCAGGTTTTATGTTTCATGAAGAAGTTGAAAAATTAAATGAAGCTTTGAATAAATCATTAAAAAGAGGAGTTCAGATTAGGATAATAGCAGCACCCTACAACATTACTGATGATGAAAAAATAGACATCTCTGAAGATATTAAAAAATTAGATTGTGAAATCAAGACATTCCAAATACCATTCATAAAGGCAATTATCAGAGATAAAAAAGAGATGCTATTAATATTCTGTAAATTTAAGGATGGAAGTGTAATATCCCAAACAGCGATAGGTGTGTGGAATCAGTATACAGAATTCGTAGAAACGATAACCGATTTATATAACCTTGTATGGACCATGGACCTCTTCAACATGACTACAGATTATAAATAG
- a CDS encoding ATPase domain-containing protein — MKKTHIPKLDDFLGGGIPSGSSIIFCAVPGVECEAFGYQILNGIIEDGNKGFIYTNVAEPHNIIYEFSRYGWNLEQYIEEEKAFFVDGSSQFLGVPPMGKYSIDELSHIEGVVLKAIEDVPDGVGVINNLSTLIDYLEEDKVLEIMGKWNERAKQKDVILVYIFTKWDYNPKFIDSIKNSVDSVVSLKSIEERVIIGQGFMVTTASWTKPQHNMVLFFVLQPGGVKIYIPKILVTGPYNAGKSSFVKAVSKESVSVDRMALEKFPTTIAMDIGHIDHNGFIADVFGTPGQERFDLMLDVLAKESVGAFILVDSTAPQTFARAKEMINKTQAEAIPKVIVANKQDLPDAMEPEKIREAMKLDKSIPIIPTAVKMNKGVEESLDTLLNLLYGDQ, encoded by the coding sequence ATGAAAAAAACTCACATTCCCAAACTTGACGACTTCCTCGGTGGAGGGATTCCCAGTGGATCATCCATAATATTTTGTGCAGTTCCTGGAGTTGAATGTGAAGCCTTTGGATATCAAATCCTCAACGGTATAATAGAAGATGGAAATAAAGGTTTTATATATACCAACGTTGCTGAACCCCACAACATAATATATGAATTCAGCAGATATGGATGGAACCTTGAACAGTATATTGAAGAGGAAAAGGCTTTCTTTGTCGATGGAAGTTCACAATTCTTAGGAGTACCTCCCATGGGTAAATATTCTATTGATGAATTATCCCATATAGAAGGAGTTGTACTTAAAGCAATAGAAGATGTCCCCGATGGTGTTGGAGTTATAAATAATTTATCAACACTCATTGATTACCTTGAAGAGGATAAAGTATTAGAAATCATGGGCAAATGGAATGAACGTGCAAAGCAAAAGGATGTTATTTTAGTTTATATTTTCACCAAATGGGACTACAATCCAAAATTCATAGATTCTATAAAGAATAGTGTGGATAGTGTTGTTAGTTTAAAAAGTATAGAAGAAAGGGTTATAATAGGTCAGGGATTCATGGTAACAACTGCATCATGGACAAAGCCCCAACATAATATGGTTCTATTTTTCGTGTTACAGCCTGGTGGTGTAAAAATATATATTCCCAAAATTCTTGTCACAGGCCCATACAACGCAGGAAAATCGAGTTTTGTTAAAGCAGTATCAAAAGAATCAGTATCTGTTGATAGAATGGCTTTAGAAAAGTTTCCAACCACCATTGCTATGGATATTGGCCATATTGATCACAATGGTTTCATTGCAGATGTATTCGGCACTCCCGGTCAGGAACGTTTTGATTTAATGCTGGATGTCCTGGCCAAAGAATCTGTTGGTGCCTTTATTTTAGTGGACTCTACTGCACCCCAAACATTTGCAAGGGCTAAAGAAATGATAAATAAAACACAGGCCGAAGCCATTCCCAAGGTAATTGTAGCCAATAAACAGGACTTGCCAGATGCCATGGAACCCGAAAAAATAAGAGAAGCAATGAAGCTCGATAAAAGTATCCCAATAATACCCACAGCAGTAAAAATGAATAAAGGTGTAGAAGAATCATTAGACACGCTTTTAAATCTTTTATACGGAGATCAATAA
- a CDS encoding V4R domain-containing protein gives MNVKQFEKAIDFYRLLAKEEMENEKIVNGTIIGPKSKVKKKNFDINDIIHPSRQFLGKNAGENLDSVYVSTFRIGHFNLPEQLASTGQGTTFVGGMEFGSNLVKQKIVKSLEDLRLLLADYKMGIVDVFNEKQEDGEKIMNIRVYECIECVDLPNIGKPICYFEAGIITGVLKELTKKDVIAEEKRCWTSGFSFCQFDVKIKD, from the coding sequence ATGAATGTTAAGCAATTTGAGAAAGCAATTGATTTTTATCGTTTACTAGCAAAAGAAGAGATGGAGAATGAAAAAATCGTTAATGGAACAATTATTGGTCCAAAATCTAAAGTTAAAAAGAAAAATTTTGATATAAATGACATAATCCATCCTTCAAGACAGTTTCTAGGTAAAAATGCGGGTGAAAATTTAGATAGTGTATATGTGAGCACGTTTAGGATAGGACATTTTAATCTCCCTGAGCAACTGGCTTCTACGGGTCAGGGAACAACATTTGTTGGTGGAATGGAATTTGGATCCAATTTGGTTAAGCAGAAGATAGTTAAAAGTTTAGAAGACCTTAGGTTATTATTAGCTGATTACAAGATGGGTATTGTTGATGTATTTAATGAAAAACAGGAAGATGGGGAAAAAATTATGAATATAAGGGTTTATGAGTGCATAGAATGTGTTGATTTACCCAATATCGGCAAACCCATATGCTATTTCGAAGCAGGTATTATTACAGGTGTTCTTAAAGAGCTTACAAAAAAAGATGTGATAGCTGAAGAGAAACGATGTTGGACTAGTGGTTTTTCATTCTGTCAATTTGATGTAAAAATTAAGGACTAA